The following coding sequences lie in one Oceanicola sp. 502str15 genomic window:
- a CDS encoding Gfo/Idh/MocA family protein, which yields MQKIRYAVVGAGWISQEAFMPGAGLTENSEMTAIVSGSTEKARRLAEFHEVPAVYSYEQYDEMLAADVCDAVYVALPNSMHADYTIRAARAGKHILVEKPLATNIEDAEAMIAAAEENGLYLMTAYRLHNEPGTVDVLERIRAGEIGDPRIFSAIFSFFAAPGNHRLKASHWGGPLQDIGVYCLNAVRHVFGAEPEEVTAVRSHGNGDARFAEVEESIAVTLKFPEGRLAQFIASFGGDSRDCYTVVGTKGSLTLDPGFRFETPMAMQRRNGEEIAFETFMHTDHFAGQTAYFSNCIIGGTPPEADGGEGLADMRALLAIEKAAETGQPQKVNTPPRPTHPTRKMVHEFPLTDKRLLL from the coding sequence ATGCAGAAAATTCGTTACGCCGTTGTCGGCGCCGGCTGGATCTCGCAAGAGGCCTTCATGCCGGGAGCGGGGCTGACAGAGAACTCCGAGATGACCGCAATCGTTTCCGGCTCGACGGAAAAGGCCCGCAGGCTGGCAGAGTTTCACGAGGTGCCGGCAGTCTATAGCTACGAGCAGTACGACGAGATGCTCGCCGCCGATGTCTGCGATGCGGTTTACGTGGCGCTGCCCAACTCCATGCACGCCGACTACACAATCCGGGCGGCGCGGGCGGGCAAGCACATCCTTGTCGAGAAGCCCTTGGCGACGAACATTGAGGATGCCGAGGCGATGATTGCGGCGGCGGAAGAAAACGGCCTTTACCTGATGACGGCCTATCGGCTGCACAACGAGCCCGGCACCGTGGACGTGCTCGAGCGCATCCGGGCTGGCGAGATCGGCGACCCGCGTATCTTCAGCGCAATCTTCTCCTTCTTCGCGGCACCGGGCAATCACCGCCTGAAGGCGAGCCATTGGGGCGGGCCGTTGCAGGATATCGGGGTCTATTGTCTGAACGCGGTGCGCCATGTGTTTGGCGCCGAACCGGAGGAGGTGACCGCGGTGCGCAGCCATGGAAATGGGGATGCGCGTTTTGCCGAGGTCGAAGAGAGCATTGCCGTAACGCTCAAATTCCCCGAAGGCCGACTGGCGCAATTCATTGCCAGTTTCGGGGGTGACAGCCGGGACTGCTACACCGTGGTCGGGACCAAGGGCAGCCTCACGCTTGATCCGGGATTTCGCTTCGAGACCCCGATGGCGATGCAGCGGCGCAATGGCGAAGAGATCGCCTTCGAGACCTTCATGCACACCGATCACTTTGCGGGGCAGACGGCCTACTTCTCCAACTGCATCATTGGGGGCACCCCGCCCGAGGCCGATGGGGGGGAGGGGCTCGCGGACATGCGTGCTCTTCTGGCCATCGAGAAGGCCGCCGAGACTGGACAGCCGCAGAAGGTGAATACCCCGCCGCGTCCGACACATCCGACGCGGAAGATGGTTCATGAGTTTCCGCTGACCGACAAGCGCCTGCTGCTCTGA
- a CDS encoding Gfo/Idh/MocA family protein — translation MTDKPTLNVGLIGTGFMGKAHVFGYASAQCVFDLPNRFTMHSLADVTEDVATAAARQFGFGRATTDWRELVNDPEVDIVSITAPNALHKEMALAAIAAGKHVYCEKPLAPLASDAREMAEAAEAAGVKTQVGFNYLCNPMLQLARAMIEAGELGEIRGYRGIHCEDYMADATGPFTFRHDPAGGGALADIGSHALATAEYLCGPVARVMGDCVTMIDSRRDGRGGHRAVEVDDVGRAFLRFESGATGSIEGNWIATGRKMQHDFEVYGTKGALAFSQERFNELQYFDTADRTGRQGFRRIEAGPDHAPYGLFCVAPGHQLGFNDLKAIEVAGFARAIAGEIDEPFNFRAGLRIQHLVETIQTSSREAAWLDV, via the coding sequence ATGACGGATAAACCCACGCTGAACGTCGGACTGATCGGCACCGGATTCATGGGCAAGGCCCATGTATTCGGCTATGCCTCGGCCCAGTGCGTTTTCGACCTGCCGAACCGGTTCACAATGCACAGCCTCGCGGACGTTACCGAAGACGTGGCCACAGCGGCGGCCCGCCAGTTCGGCTTCGGACGCGCAACCACCGATTGGCGCGAGCTGGTGAACGACCCTGAGGTCGATATCGTCAGCATCACCGCGCCCAATGCGCTTCACAAGGAGATGGCGCTGGCCGCCATTGCTGCGGGTAAACATGTCTACTGTGAAAAGCCTCTTGCCCCACTGGCCTCCGACGCCCGCGAGATGGCCGAGGCGGCAGAGGCGGCTGGCGTGAAGACGCAGGTTGGTTTCAACTATCTCTGCAACCCGATGCTGCAACTGGCTCGCGCGATGATCGAGGCCGGCGAGCTGGGTGAGATCCGCGGCTATCGCGGCATCCACTGTGAAGATTACATGGCCGATGCCACAGGCCCATTTACCTTCCGCCACGATCCGGCAGGTGGTGGCGCACTGGCCGACATCGGGAGTCATGCGCTGGCGACGGCGGAGTACCTCTGTGGCCCCGTTGCCCGCGTCATGGGCGACTGTGTGACGATGATCGACTCCCGCCGGGATGGCCGGGGCGGCCACCGTGCGGTCGAGGTTGATGATGTGGGCCGCGCCTTCCTGCGGTTCGAAAGCGGAGCGACCGGCTCGATCGAGGGCAACTGGATCGCAACCGGCCGCAAGATGCAGCATGACTTCGAGGTTTACGGCACGAAGGGTGCACTCGCCTTCAGCCAGGAGCGCTTCAACGAGCTGCAATACTTCGACACTGCCGACAGGACGGGGCGGCAGGGCTTCCGGCGGATCGAAGCCGGCCCCGACCATGCGCCCTACGGGCTCTTCTGCGTCGCACCGGGCCACCAGCTCGGCTTCAACGACTTGAAAGCCATCGAAGTGGCTGGCTTTGCCCGGGCCATCGCCGGAGAGATTGACGAGCCGTTCAATTTCCGCGCCGGCCTGCGCATCCAGCATCTTGTGGAAACCATCCAGACCTCCTCGCGCGAGGCGGCCTGGCTGGACGTATGA
- a CDS encoding ABC transporter permease, with amino-acid sequence MTDHTADAPDERVKDLSLSQRFLMRPEMGSFCGVILVLIFFLLIASDNGMFNPDGIRNWSVVSAQFAIIAVGACLLMIAGEFDLSVGSMIGFAGMVLAISNVHYGLPMWMGILAAFVLSVALGAFNGFLVIKTKLPSFIVTLAFLYILRGLTIYMSVTTTSKTILSGMKPAAEADWLAPIFGGEAFKFVFTWMAEQGWIATFTRGTFEGQPVVSGVPALILWAIGLVIFGQFLLTRTRFGNWIFASGGDAHAAEYAGIPVKRVKVLMFMFTAFCACIFAMCQVTEFGSAGADRGLLKEFEAIICVVIGGALLTGGYGSVIGAGLGAIMFGVVQQGLFFSGAESSLFRVFLGSLLLIAVITNTYIRRRIIGAGD; translated from the coding sequence ATGACTGACCATACAGCAGATGCACCCGACGAGAGGGTCAAGGATCTATCCTTGTCGCAGCGCTTCCTGATGCGCCCGGAAATGGGCTCGTTCTGTGGTGTGATCCTCGTTCTGATCTTCTTTCTATTGATCGCGTCCGACAACGGCATGTTCAACCCGGACGGCATCCGCAACTGGTCGGTCGTATCTGCGCAGTTCGCGATCATTGCCGTAGGGGCCTGCCTTCTGATGATCGCGGGCGAGTTTGACCTTTCCGTCGGCTCCATGATCGGTTTTGCGGGGATGGTCCTTGCCATTTCCAACGTCCACTACGGCCTGCCGATGTGGATGGGCATCCTCGCCGCCTTCGTCCTGTCGGTCGCCCTCGGGGCCTTCAACGGGTTCCTGGTGATCAAGACAAAGCTGCCGAGTTTCATTGTAACGCTCGCCTTTCTCTACATCCTGCGCGGGCTGACGATCTACATGTCGGTCACAACGACCAGCAAGACCATCCTCAGCGGCATGAAACCCGCAGCCGAGGCGGACTGGCTGGCCCCCATCTTTGGCGGCGAGGCCTTCAAGTTCGTGTTCACCTGGATGGCCGAGCAGGGATGGATCGCGACGTTCACTCGCGGCACCTTCGAAGGGCAGCCGGTTGTGAGTGGGGTTCCCGCACTGATCCTCTGGGCCATCGGCCTGGTGATCTTCGGTCAGTTCCTTCTGACCCGCACACGCTTCGGCAACTGGATTTTCGCCTCTGGGGGCGACGCCCACGCGGCGGAGTATGCCGGCATTCCGGTGAAGCGCGTGAAGGTCCTGATGTTCATGTTCACCGCCTTCTGCGCCTGCATTTTCGCCATGTGTCAGGTTACGGAGTTCGGCTCCGCCGGGGCGGATCGCGGCCTGCTCAAGGAGTTCGAGGCAATCATCTGCGTGGTCATTGGCGGTGCTCTGCTGACGGGCGGCTACGGCTCGGTTATCGGGGCAGGACTGGGCGCCATCATGTTTGGCGTGGTGCAGCAGGGCTTGTTCTTCTCTGGAGCAGAAAGCTCGCTGTTCCGGGTCTTCCTCGGCAGCCTGCTGCTGATCGCGGTGATCACCAACACTTACATTCGTCGTCGCATCATCGGCGCAGGAGACTGA
- a CDS encoding phytanoyl-CoA dioxygenase family protein, whose product MKDANHVSADERRRQVWISRNDGSLDELKRICDRTTNLEDWPHAVEVEQNVLIYDAADAAALQGEARLSLMAEWATVFRSGPGVIVLRGAIPDEAVIDKATATFSDIIAEEKDASSRGDYFITAGSNDRVWNSLQKHCLADPKNFADYFKFPAIDIACRAWLGPGYQMTAQCFRVNPGGKAQDAHRDYHLGFMTPKRQESYPGHVQELSPMLTLQGAVAHIDMPIETGPTLYLPYSQNFYEGYLAFEREEFQEYFKEARSQLPMKKGDAVFFNPAVMHGAGANVTEDRYRLVNLLQVSSAMGRTMEAIDRTSMIKALYPELVGSGLSDDELDRVVAASAEGYAFPTNLDTDPAVGGMSPKTHADMMREALAKRTSADEFAALIDTLDVRRKA is encoded by the coding sequence ATGAAAGACGCAAATCACGTGTCGGCGGACGAACGGCGCCGGCAGGTCTGGATCAGCCGCAACGATGGCTCACTCGACGAGTTGAAGCGGATCTGCGACCGCACGACCAACTTGGAAGACTGGCCCCATGCCGTCGAGGTTGAGCAGAACGTGCTGATCTACGACGCGGCCGACGCAGCAGCACTTCAGGGCGAGGCCCGTCTTTCGCTTATGGCAGAGTGGGCCACGGTTTTCCGCAGCGGCCCCGGGGTCATCGTTCTGCGCGGCGCAATCCCTGACGAGGCGGTCATCGACAAGGCCACCGCGACCTTCTCCGACATCATCGCAGAGGAAAAGGATGCCAGTTCGCGCGGCGACTATTTCATCACCGCAGGCTCCAACGACAGGGTCTGGAACTCGCTCCAGAAACACTGCTTGGCCGACCCGAAAAACTTCGCCGATTACTTCAAGTTTCCAGCAATCGACATCGCCTGCCGGGCTTGGCTGGGACCGGGATACCAGATGACGGCCCAGTGCTTTCGGGTCAATCCCGGCGGCAAGGCGCAGGACGCCCACCGCGACTATCACCTCGGCTTCATGACGCCCAAGCGGCAAGAGAGCTACCCCGGCCATGTGCAGGAACTTTCGCCGATGCTCACGCTGCAAGGTGCGGTGGCCCATATCGACATGCCGATCGAAACCGGTCCGACGCTCTATCTGCCCTACAGCCAGAATTTCTACGAAGGCTACCTCGCCTTCGAGCGCGAGGAATTCCAAGAGTATTTCAAGGAAGCCCGCTCGCAACTTCCGATGAAGAAGGGCGATGCCGTGTTCTTCAACCCCGCCGTCATGCACGGCGCCGGCGCCAATGTCACCGAAGACCGCTATCGCTTGGTCAACCTGCTGCAGGTCTCCTCGGCAATGGGCCGGACAATGGAGGCAATCGACCGCACTTCCATGATCAAGGCGCTCTACCCCGAGCTGGTCGGCAGCGGCCTGAGCGACGACGAGCTCGATCGTGTCGTTGCGGCCAGTGCCGAGGGCTACGCCTTTCCGACAAACCTCGATACCGACCCCGCGGTTGGCGGAATGTCACCCAAGACCCACGCAGACATGATGCGCGAAGCGCTCGCCAAGCGCACAAGCGCGGATGAGTTCGCCGCGCTGATCGACACGCTGGATGTGCGCCGCAAGGCTTGA
- a CDS encoding uroporphyrinogen-III synthase, translating to MLLSRRVRLVNRLPVLLTRPARGNGEFAEALRGALGAVEIIENPLLEIVPLEPVELPGPEDGVIFTSARAVEVFSNWQEGAGRRAWCVGNRTAEAAREAGFAAVAGDGAAAHLPALLGREDTVPPLWHLRGVHQRRDVAAELQALGYDCRSMIIYDQRALPLAAQIRTRLEAGEAMVAPLFSPRTAGLLAAEVKNMGANLRVVALSSAVADKWPAPSAVAERPDAAAMLEAVRREVG from the coding sequence ATGTTGTTATCCCGCCGGGTGCGGCTTGTGAACCGCCTGCCCGTATTGCTAACCCGCCCGGCGCGGGGCAACGGGGAATTTGCGGAAGCCTTGCGCGGGGCCCTTGGGGCCGTCGAGATCATCGAGAACCCGTTGCTCGAGATTGTGCCGCTGGAGCCGGTTGAGTTGCCCGGGCCGGAAGACGGGGTGATCTTCACGTCCGCCCGCGCCGTGGAAGTGTTCTCGAACTGGCAAGAAGGCGCCGGGCGGCGGGCCTGGTGCGTGGGAAACCGGACAGCGGAAGCCGCGCGCGAGGCGGGGTTTGCCGCGGTGGCGGGCGACGGTGCGGCTGCGCATCTGCCGGCCCTCCTCGGTCGTGAAGACACGGTGCCGCCGCTCTGGCACCTTCGCGGTGTGCACCAGCGCCGGGACGTTGCGGCGGAGTTGCAGGCGCTGGGCTACGACTGCCGCAGTATGATCATCTATGACCAACGGGCGTTGCCTCTGGCGGCGCAAATCCGCACCCGTCTCGAGGCCGGCGAGGCCATGGTTGCCCCCCTCTTCTCACCTCGTACCGCAGGGCTATTGGCCGCAGAAGTCAAAAACATGGGTGCGAATCTCCGGGTTGTGGCGTTGAGTAGTGCGGTGGCCGATAAATGGCCCGCGCCCTCGGCCGTGGCAGAGCGCCCAGACGCGGCAGCCATGCTTGAAGCAGTGCGGCGGGAGGTTGGTTGA
- a CDS encoding phytanoyl-CoA dioxygenase family protein → MTLGHAPGSYQGRTDMNKSATFLDRLSLDDFKASVERETRPEDYPGAVDIQSKIPVYDGTAVHDGLIPEWTKLFEQGPGVMVLKQAFRDNDAINAATEVFREIIEEEKAAGIAAADHFAKAGANDRIWNSHQKLCLKAPEVFLRYVTNPAIDVLYRAWLGPGYQMAAQVNQVRPGGKPQNPHRDYHLGFMTDALLRQYPEPVHRHSHLFLLQGGVAHVNVPVEAGPTKLLPYSQVYPQGYAAAALPEFRNYFEENFVQLPLEKGDCIFFSPALFHAAGENRTNDVVRMVNLLQASSTMVRAMESLDRAGMARAVFPHLKGLDDEMLRLAIAATAEGYAFPTNLDSDPPIGGLAPESQQGLLLRAVKEDWSEDQLAEALDAQLARRQA, encoded by the coding sequence ATGACCCTCGGCCACGCGCCGGGAAGCTATCAAGGGAGGACAGATATGAACAAGTCAGCGACATTCCTCGACCGCTTGAGCCTTGACGACTTCAAGGCCTCGGTCGAGCGCGAAACACGCCCCGAGGATTACCCCGGTGCGGTTGATATACAGAGCAAGATTCCGGTCTATGATGGAACGGCGGTACACGACGGGCTGATCCCGGAGTGGACAAAGCTGTTCGAGCAGGGCCCAGGCGTGATGGTGCTGAAGCAGGCTTTCCGGGACAACGATGCCATCAATGCGGCCACGGAGGTCTTCCGCGAGATCATCGAAGAGGAGAAAGCCGCCGGGATTGCTGCCGCCGATCACTTCGCCAAGGCCGGGGCAAATGACCGGATTTGGAACTCGCACCAGAAGCTTTGCCTGAAAGCGCCCGAAGTCTTCCTGCGCTATGTCACCAACCCGGCGATTGATGTGCTTTACCGCGCATGGCTCGGCCCCGGCTACCAGATGGCGGCGCAGGTCAACCAGGTTCGACCCGGTGGCAAGCCGCAGAATCCGCATCGCGATTATCATCTGGGTTTCATGACCGACGCGCTCCTGCGCCAGTATCCTGAGCCCGTGCACCGCCACTCGCACCTCTTCCTGCTTCAGGGCGGTGTCGCTCATGTGAATGTGCCCGTCGAGGCGGGGCCGACCAAGCTGCTGCCCTATAGCCAAGTCTATCCGCAGGGCTATGCCGCTGCGGCGCTGCCGGAGTTCCGCAATTACTTTGAGGAGAACTTCGTGCAACTGCCCCTGGAGAAGGGTGATTGCATCTTCTTCTCGCCGGCACTGTTCCATGCCGCCGGGGAGAACCGGACCAATGACGTGGTGAGGATGGTCAACCTGCTCCAAGCCTCTTCCACCATGGTGCGCGCAATGGAATCGCTCGACCGGGCAGGCATGGCGCGAGCCGTCTTCCCGCACCTCAAGGGGCTGGATGACGAGATGCTGCGGCTGGCCATCGCCGCAACCGCCGAAGGCTATGCCTTCCCCACCAACCTTGACAGCGATCCGCCCATCGGCGGCCTGGCGCCCGAAAGCCAGCAGGGCCTTCTG
- a CDS encoding ATP-binding cassette domain-containing protein, which produces MSEPILKLENIKKHFGSVIALDGVSFDLQPGECHCLLGDNGAGKSTFIKTMSGVHRPSEGKIYYEGKEVQFHSTHDAIERGIATVYQDLGMIPMMSVSRNFFMGNEPTYNRLGVKLFDHKRANDVTVEEMRRMGINLRSAEQAVGTLSGGERQTVAIARAVHFGAKILILDEPTSALGVRQTSNVLHTIDKVRKQGVGVVFISHNIRHALAVGDRFTVLNRGRTLGTARAGEIAESELQDLMAGGQKLAVLDSSLGGTV; this is translated from the coding sequence ATGAGTGAGCCAATCCTCAAACTCGAGAACATCAAGAAGCACTTCGGCTCCGTCATCGCGCTTGATGGTGTTTCCTTCGACCTCCAGCCCGGTGAGTGCCACTGCCTGCTTGGTGACAACGGCGCGGGCAAGTCGACCTTCATCAAGACCATGTCGGGGGTGCATCGCCCCAGCGAAGGCAAGATCTACTACGAGGGCAAGGAGGTGCAGTTTCACAGCACCCATGACGCCATCGAGCGCGGCATTGCCACCGTGTATCAGGACCTAGGGATGATCCCGATGATGTCGGTCAGCCGCAACTTCTTCATGGGAAATGAACCAACCTACAACCGGCTGGGAGTGAAGCTTTTCGATCACAAGCGCGCCAATGACGTCACCGTCGAAGAGATGCGGCGCATGGGCATCAACCTTCGCAGCGCCGAGCAGGCGGTAGGGACGCTTTCCGGCGGTGAACGCCAGACCGTGGCGATTGCCCGCGCCGTTCATTTCGGCGCCAAAATCCTTATCCTCGACGAGCCGACCTCGGCGCTTGGGGTCCGCCAGACATCGAACGTGCTGCACACCATCGACAAGGTGCGGAAGCAGGGGGTTGGCGTGGTGTTCATCTCACACAACATCCGCCACGCCCTTGCGGTGGGCGACAGGTTCACCGTGCTCAATCGCGGGCGCACGCTGGGCACGGCGCGGGCCGGTGAGATCGCCGAAAGCGAATTGCAGGATCTGATGGCTGGCGGACAAAAATTGGCGGTCCTCGACTCGTCACTGGGCGGGACGGTTTGA
- a CDS encoding heme biosynthesis protein HemY produces MLWSVLKILFFVVIVAALALGAGFVMENGPSVLLRVGSIEFAPSPLVAIICALLLLLAVWLILKLAGLLVAVVRFLNGDETAMSRYFDRHREKRGYEALSEGMMALASGEGQLALTKANRAERYLGKPELTRLLTAQAAEQVGDRKTAEEAYKAMLTDDRTRFVGVRGILKQKLADGDTETALKLAEKAFAMKPGHTETQDTLLQLQAGQSDWAGARKTLSAKLKHGSLPRDVHRRRDAVLALSEAKDVIEEGGTIEAREAAIEANRLSPDLVPAAVMAAHGYIAQDKPRYATRVLKKAWDAQPHPDLAAAFAAIQPDETPEARLKRFQPLLRSHPEHEETRLLAAELNLAAEDFPAARKAVAQIASAEGANARALTIMAAVERGEGGDDHVVRAWLARAVTAPRGPAWVCDNCQNIHGHWAPTCDNCGAFDTLSWREPPRSEVSMPGGVEMLPLLVGPAPKPEPEDAPVVLHEGEVEDAETLETEDDGPVEEKAK; encoded by the coding sequence ATGCTCTGGTCGGTTCTCAAGATCCTGTTCTTTGTGGTGATCGTTGCGGCGTTGGCGCTTGGTGCCGGCTTCGTAATGGAAAACGGTCCCTCGGTGCTGCTGCGTGTCGGCTCCATCGAGTTTGCGCCCTCACCGCTCGTAGCCATCATCTGCGCCCTGCTACTGCTGCTCGCGGTCTGGCTCATCCTGAAGCTCGCCGGCCTTCTGGTGGCGGTTGTCCGCTTTCTCAATGGCGATGAAACCGCGATGAGCCGCTACTTCGACCGCCACCGCGAGAAGCGCGGGTATGAAGCGCTCTCGGAAGGCATGATGGCGCTGGCGTCCGGCGAGGGGCAATTGGCCCTGACCAAGGCCAACCGGGCGGAGCGTTACCTTGGAAAGCCGGAACTGACCCGGCTGCTCACGGCGCAGGCGGCGGAGCAGGTGGGCGACAGGAAGACGGCGGAAGAGGCCTATAAGGCGATGCTCACCGACGACCGCACCCGCTTTGTCGGGGTGCGTGGGATCCTGAAGCAGAAGCTTGCTGACGGAGACACCGAGACAGCGCTGAAGCTGGCCGAGAAAGCCTTTGCCATGAAGCCGGGCCACACTGAAACGCAGGATACCCTGTTGCAGCTGCAGGCTGGGCAATCTGACTGGGCCGGTGCCCGGAAGACCCTGAGTGCGAAGCTGAAGCATGGCTCCTTGCCGCGCGATGTGCACAGAAGGCGCGACGCGGTTCTGGCGCTCTCGGAAGCCAAGGATGTGATCGAAGAGGGCGGCACCATCGAGGCGCGTGAAGCCGCGATTGAGGCCAACCGTCTGTCTCCCGATCTGGTGCCTGCCGCGGTCATGGCGGCACATGGCTACATCGCCCAGGACAAGCCGAGGTATGCCACCCGCGTTCTGAAGAAGGCATGGGATGCCCAGCCGCACCCCGACCTTGCCGCTGCTTTCGCCGCCATTCAGCCTGATGAAACGCCTGAGGCACGCCTGAAACGCTTCCAGCCGCTCCTGCGCTCGCACCCCGAACACGAGGAAACGCGGCTTCTGGCCGCCGAGTTGAACCTTGCTGCCGAAGATTTTCCGGCGGCCCGCAAGGCGGTTGCCCAGATTGCCAGTGCAGAGGGGGCCAATGCACGAGCCCTTACCATCATGGCAGCCGTCGAGCGTGGCGAAGGGGGTGACGATCACGTTGTGCGCGCATGGCTAGCCCGCGCCGTCACCGCGCCGCGCGGTCCGGCATGGGTGTGTGACAACTGCCAGAACATCCACGGGCACTGGGCACCAACCTGCGATAACTGCGGTGCCTTCGACACGCTCTCCTGGCGCGAACCGCCGCGCAGCGAGGTGTCGATGCCGGGTGGCGTTGAGATGCTGCCCCTTCTGGTCGGCCCCGCGCCGAAACCGGAGCCGGAAGACGCCCCTGTGGTGTTGCACGAGGGTGAGGTGGAAGATGCCGAAACGCTGGAAACCGAAGATGACGGGCCGGTGGAAGAGAAGGCAAAATAG
- a CDS encoding sugar ABC transporter substrate-binding protein has protein sequence MKTLFKAVAIAAVSTLGLGAGTVAKAEGEKLVYIYHSGDEDFWWNTIKNTLDQAESELGITVDVRNPPNGDSAQMARIVEQAAAADYDGMIVTIGDYDALRDAITGAVDSGMPVITVNSGTQEQSESMGALMHIGQPEFDAGKLGGERAKADGVSDFVCFNHQMGNIPLTDRCAGFAEGLGLPELGDRMVDLGGDPVEAKNRAFAYLKANPDVEAILTLGPNGGDPTLQALEELGLAGAIYWASFELSDDMIGALKDGSLKWSIDQQQFFQGYLAANLLTNYIRYGVRVPHHINSGPGFLTKDNIEQVESLIGTFR, from the coding sequence ATGAAGACATTGTTCAAGGCGGTGGCGATCGCCGCCGTATCCACACTTGGCCTCGGGGCCGGAACCGTGGCGAAGGCCGAGGGCGAGAAGCTCGTTTACATCTACCATTCCGGTGACGAGGATTTTTGGTGGAACACCATCAAGAACACCCTCGACCAGGCCGAGAGCGAGCTGGGTATCACAGTCGATGTGCGCAACCCGCCCAACGGTGATTCCGCCCAGATGGCGCGGATCGTCGAGCAGGCAGCCGCCGCCGACTACGACGGCATGATCGTGACGATCGGCGACTATGACGCCCTGCGCGACGCCATCACCGGCGCAGTCGACAGCGGCATGCCCGTGATCACCGTCAACTCCGGTACCCAGGAGCAATCCGAGAGCATGGGTGCACTGATGCACATCGGCCAGCCCGAGTTTGACGCCGGAAAACTCGGTGGTGAGCGTGCCAAGGCCGATGGCGTGTCCGACTTCGTCTGCTTCAACCACCAGATGGGGAACATCCCGCTGACCGACCGCTGCGCCGGCTTTGCCGAGGGCCTCGGTCTTCCTGAGCTTGGTGACCGCATGGTCGACCTTGGCGGCGACCCGGTCGAAGCCAAGAACCGGGCCTTCGCCTACCTCAAGGCCAACCCCGACGTGGAAGCCATCCTGACGCTCGGCCCGAACGGTGGTGATCCGACGCTGCAGGCACTCGAAGAACTGGGTCTCGCCGGCGCGATCTACTGGGCGTCCTTTGAACTGAGCGATGACATGATCGGCGCACTGAAGGATGGCTCGCTGAAATGGTCCATCGACCAGCAGCAGTTCTTCCAAGGGTATCTCGCGGCAAACCTGCTGACCAACTACATCCGCTATGGCGTCCGCGTGCCGCACCACATCAACTCCGGCCCGGGGTTCCTGACGAAGGACAACATCGAACAGGTGGAGTCCCTGATCGGAACCTTCCGCTGA
- a CDS encoding MurR/RpiR family transcriptional regulator, with amino-acid sequence MKSGKQRDGADTRPKDYESLIRLIHERHDSMSKTYQRISVFLTQNPNDVAVQSVNSIAERCGIHASSFVRFAQALGYTGFKDLQQLFQKRLATAAPGFEARVAALEEELATRTDHSEFGFLRDLVVRDIASLQGLLDQIDFAEIARAADMIDTAESVYLIGQLRSAPVVELLRYILTMLGKQVILLDPGGGLATHMARTMRSNSLLIAVSFRFYANEVVNIVEEAEAAGVPIVAISDSSLSPLAKSADILFAVPEHDYTFSRSLAAPMCLAQALTVAVAARVQKNAESPRIPTVTHP; translated from the coding sequence ATGAAGAGTGGCAAGCAGCGGGACGGGGCGGATACGCGTCCTAAGGACTACGAAAGCCTGATCCGGCTGATCCACGAACGCCACGACTCCATGAGCAAGACTTATCAGCGGATATCGGTCTTCCTCACACAAAACCCCAACGACGTGGCCGTGCAATCGGTGAACTCGATTGCCGAGCGATGCGGCATCCACGCATCGTCCTTCGTCCGCTTCGCCCAGGCGCTTGGCTACACGGGCTTCAAGGATCTTCAACAGCTGTTCCAAAAGCGGCTGGCCACGGCTGCCCCGGGCTTCGAGGCGCGGGTGGCGGCATTGGAGGAAGAGCTTGCGACGCGCACGGATCACTCGGAGTTCGGCTTTCTGCGCGATCTCGTGGTTCGTGACATCGCATCCCTTCAGGGACTCCTCGACCAGATCGACTTTGCCGAGATCGCCCGCGCCGCCGACATGATAGATACGGCCGAGAGCGTCTACCTGATCGGCCAGCTCCGCTCGGCCCCTGTGGTAGAGTTGCTGCGCTACATCCTGACCATGCTCGGCAAGCAGGTGATCCTGCTCGATCCCGGCGGCGGGCTGGCCACACATATGGCCCGCACAATGCGCAGCAATTCGCTGCTGATCGCGGTGTCCTTCCGCTTCTATGCCAACGAGGTGGTGAACATCGTCGAGGAGGCGGAGGCTGCGGGTGTCCCGATCGTGGCGATCTCTGACAGTTCCTTGAGCCCGCTGGCGAAGTCGGCCGACATCCTCTTTGCGGTGCCCGAGCACGACTATACCTTTTCGCGCTCGCTTGCCGCGCCGATGTGCCTTGCGCAGGCGCTTACGGTGGCAGTTGCGGCTCGGGTTCAGAAGAACGCCGAGAGCCCGCGCATTCCGACGGTGACCCATCCGTAA